Genomic DNA from Candidatus Sphingomonas phytovorans:
GGTCGGGCTGATGCAGACGCTGGCGATCGAGGGCGAGAAATACGGCATCCGGGTGAACTGCCTCGCGCCGACTGCCGCCACCCAGATGACTCACGGCGTCTTGCCCGACACCAGCCTCGACCTGCTCGACCCGGCGCTGGTGAGTCCGGGGCTGCTCGCGCTCGTCGGCGAGGATGCGCCAACCCGTGCGATCCTGTGCGCCGGTGCAGGTCATTTCGCGCGGGCGAGCGTCACCTTGTCGCAGGGGCGGCATATCGGCGGTACGGCGGATGCCGGCGAGCAGGTGGTCGCCCATTGGAACATCATCTCCGATCGGGCGGGCGAGATCGTCCCCGAATATGGCTTCGTCCAGGCCGAGCGCGAGGTCGCGAGCGCCGGCATGGCATCGGCGGAAGCCGCCCTGGTGGAGTGAAGGAAATACCGCCGATCCGCTCCCGCTTTCCCGAGCGGAGGGCGTGGGGCGCCGGTCCGCGATGGCATCACGGGCGCGAATGATGCACAGAGCGGCCTGTGGGAGATACGGCGACAGTCATGCGCATGCGCGCCGGCCCGTATGGCGGCCGGCGCTGACTCGTGGCGGATACGGGGGACGATCCTGACGTTGACCTGATCGCCGCCGCCACGGGCGGCGATCGCGACGCCTTCGGCCTGCTGCTGCAACGGCATTACAACCGGATCCACGGCCTGGCCTGGCAATTGACCGGATCGCGTGCCGATGCGGACGATATCGCGCAGGATGTCTGCTGCACGTTGGTCGAGAAGATCGGCGGGTTCCGGGGCGAAGCCAGGTTCACCACCTGGCTGTGCGGCATCGTGGTCAACGCCTGCCGCGACCAGAAGCGCCGCCGCCGTTCCTTTCTTGGCTTTACGGAGCGGCTTGGCGT
This window encodes:
- a CDS encoding RNA polymerase sigma factor; this translates as MADTGDDPDVDLIAAATGGDRDAFGLLLQRHYNRIHGLAWQLTGSRADADDIAQDVCCTLVEKIGGFRGEARFTTWLCGIVVNACRDQKRRRRSFLGFTERLGVLTGLTRGPDGRDLHDAMWVKSAIARLKPAYRDAVVLVAGQQLSHAEAADVLGVAESTISWRMHEVRRLLATDRAEGG